One Candidatus Methylomirabilota bacterium genomic region harbors:
- a CDS encoding AMP-binding protein produces the protein MLPLTIPEAFAAVAERRPAHPFLVFGQTVVSYADARAEIGRVAGGLARLGVGAGDRVACYLRNCPEFLWTWFAVNALGAALVPINTAFRAEEAAYPVEHAGARWLVTGADGFEVAREVYRRSATVTELIVVGSGPWDRGIAFADLADETPLPLEGRATPERIATFIYTSGTTGRPKGVLQPHRNYVLTGEGFRAWLDLGPTDRLMTPLPLFHINAQAYSTMGALAAGATLVLLERFSASGFWDDARHFGATQANVIGSMLALLAKAPPGSQDRAHGLRLLYGAPVPRDLFEPFEERFGVTLLEGYGLSECTFGTILPLHGRRKPGSMGLPRELPARGIRNEMKVVAADGRECGPGDVGEIVIRNAVMMAGYHADPAATAGALREGWLWTGDWGYRDVDGYFYFVDRRKDVIRRRGENIASGEVEAVLDAHPGVLESAVVGVPSELSEDDVVAVVVRCPGAAPTADELQAWCAERLARFKVPARVLFADALPKTPTAKVQKDRLRAELASPPQS, from the coding sequence GTGCTGCCGCTCACCATCCCGGAGGCCTTTGCCGCCGTCGCCGAGCGCCGGCCCGCGCACCCTTTTCTGGTTTTCGGGCAGACCGTCGTCTCCTATGCCGACGCCCGGGCCGAGATCGGCCGCGTGGCGGGAGGGCTCGCGCGGCTCGGGGTGGGCGCCGGCGACCGAGTCGCCTGCTATCTCCGGAACTGCCCCGAGTTCCTCTGGACGTGGTTCGCGGTCAACGCCCTCGGCGCCGCGCTCGTCCCCATCAACACGGCCTTTCGGGCCGAGGAGGCCGCCTACCCGGTCGAGCACGCCGGGGCGCGGTGGCTCGTCACCGGGGCCGACGGGTTCGAGGTGGCCCGGGAGGTCTATCGCCGGAGCGCGACGGTCACGGAGCTGATCGTGGTCGGCTCCGGCCCCTGGGACCGCGGCATCGCGTTCGCCGACCTGGCCGACGAGACGCCGCTCCCGCTCGAGGGGCGGGCGACTCCCGAAAGGATCGCGACCTTCATCTACACCTCGGGCACGACGGGGCGGCCCAAGGGCGTGCTGCAGCCCCACCGGAACTACGTGCTGACCGGCGAGGGATTCCGCGCGTGGCTCGACCTCGGGCCGACGGATCGCCTGATGACCCCGCTGCCGCTCTTCCACATCAACGCTCAGGCCTACTCGACCATGGGCGCCCTCGCGGCCGGCGCCACTCTGGTGCTGCTCGAGCGCTTCAGCGCCTCGGGGTTCTGGGACGACGCCCGGCACTTCGGGGCGACCCAGGCGAACGTCATCGGCTCCATGCTGGCGCTGCTGGCCAAGGCCCCGCCCGGGTCCCAGGACCGGGCTCACGGGCTCCGCCTCCTCTACGGCGCGCCGGTGCCCCGTGACCTCTTCGAGCCCTTCGAGGAGCGGTTCGGGGTGACCCTGCTCGAGGGCTATGGCCTCTCCGAGTGCACCTTCGGCACCATCCTGCCGCTCCACGGCCGGCGCAAGCCCGGCAGCATGGGGCTGCCGCGGGAGCTGCCGGCGCGGGGGATCCGGAACGAGATGAAAGTCGTCGCCGCCGACGGCCGGGAGTGCGGACCGGGCGACGTCGGCGAGATCGTGATCCGGAACGCGGTCATGATGGCGGGCTATCACGCCGATCCAGCGGCGACCGCCGGAGCCCTCCGCGAGGGCTGGCTCTGGACCGGGGACTGGGGCTACCGCGACGTCGACGGCTACTTCTATTTCGTGGATCGCCGGAAGGACGTGATCCGTCGTCGAGGGGAGAACATCGCCTCGGGCGAGGTCGAGGCGGTGCTCGACGCGCACCCGGGCGTCCTCGAGTCGGCGGTGGTCGGCGTGCCCTCCGAGCTCTCGGAGGACGATGTCGTGGCCGTCGTCGTGCGCTGCCCCGGCGCGGCGCCGACGGCGGACGAGCTTCAGGCCTGGTGCGCCGAGCGCCTCGCCCGCTTCAAGGTGCCCGCCCGGGTCCTCTTCGCCGACGCGCTGCCCAAGACCCCGACCGCGAAGGTCCAGAAGGACCGGCTGCGGGCCGAGCTCGCGAGCCCGCCCCAATCGTAG
- a CDS encoding D-cysteine desulfhydrase family protein, producing MMARLPDRFRLTYGPTPIEPLPRLSERLGVELYVKRDDLTGFAESGNKIRKLEFLVREALDQGADTLITVGALQSNCCRAAAAIAARLGLRCVLGLRGERPSVADGNLLLARLFGATAVFVPPEDVDRPDALFARLSEQVRRDGGRPYLIPESGSNELGVLGYAALIEELKAQIAAGAPAPDAIVIAAWSGGSLAGLYLGQALFGLGAEIWGVPVSFDAEAIRDYVWTTVRKAGSRFGFEVGLDRDQIRLLDGYQGLGRATVRPEELRVVAEAAREAGLLLDPVYTAKAFLALTDEARRPGNRLGRRVLFLHTGGGFGVFPFRDAFSRLLDGESPGGT from the coding sequence ATGATGGCGCGCCTGCCGGACCGCTTCCGCCTCACCTACGGCCCGACTCCCATCGAGCCGCTTCCGCGCCTCAGCGAGCGGCTCGGGGTCGAGCTCTACGTCAAGCGCGACGACCTCACGGGCTTCGCCGAGAGCGGCAACAAGATCCGGAAGCTCGAGTTCCTCGTCCGCGAGGCGCTCGATCAGGGCGCCGACACCCTCATCACCGTGGGGGCGCTCCAGTCGAACTGCTGCCGGGCCGCCGCCGCGATCGCGGCCAGGCTCGGCCTCCGGTGCGTCCTCGGCCTGCGGGGTGAGCGCCCATCGGTCGCCGACGGCAACTTGCTCCTGGCGCGTCTCTTCGGGGCCACCGCCGTCTTCGTCCCGCCGGAGGACGTCGATCGGCCGGATGCCCTCTTCGCCCGGCTGAGCGAGCAGGTACGACGTGACGGCGGCCGCCCCTACCTGATCCCGGAGTCGGGCTCGAACGAGCTCGGCGTGCTGGGGTATGCCGCGCTGATCGAGGAGCTCAAGGCGCAGATCGCGGCGGGCGCTCCGGCGCCGGACGCCATCGTGATCGCGGCCTGGAGCGGCGGAAGCCTGGCCGGCCTCTATCTGGGCCAGGCGCTCTTCGGACTCGGCGCGGAGATCTGGGGGGTCCCGGTGTCGTTCGACGCCGAGGCGATCCGCGACTACGTCTGGACGACCGTGCGGAAGGCGGGCTCCCGGTTCGGGTTCGAGGTCGGCCTCGACCGCGACCAGATCCGCCTGCTCGACGGCTACCAGGGGCTCGGACGCGCCACGGTGCGCCCGGAGGAGCTCCGGGTCGTGGCCGAGGCCGCCCGCGAGGCGGGGCTCCTGCTCGACCCCGTGTACACCGCGAAGGCGTTTCTCGCGCTCACCGACGAGGCGCGGCGCCCGGGGAACCGCCTCGGCCGCCGCGTGCTCTTCCTCCACACGGGCGGCGGCTTCGGCGTCTTCCCCTTCCGGGACGCGTTCTCACGCCTCCTCGACGGCGAGTCGCCCGGAGGGACGTAG
- a CDS encoding FAD-linked oxidase C-terminal domain-containing protein, translated as MSATKIQPRLVDALREVVGRDGVIAAPDDCLVYECDMLVYYKGVPDVVVLPRSVAEVLAVVRLVLDAGVPIVPRGSGTGLIGGAMAPRGGVMIGVNRMDRVLEVDLANRHAVVEPGVINLGLTRMVEGRGYFFAPDPSSQMVSSIGGNAATNAGGPHALKYGSTVNHVLGLELVTGRGELLWLGGPVRERPGYDLTGVVVGSEGTLGVITKVAVRLTRAGEAVKTALATFASIEVASQAVSAIIAEGIIPAALEAMDEPVIRAVEAGIKAGYPTDAKAVLLIELDGPAAEVEVQAEAVARICQARGALSLRVAADDKERALLWKGRKEAAGAFGRITHNYVLQDAVVPRSKLPEIMAQVQAIAQSHGVMVANVFHAGDGNLHPMICYDERVSGQFDAALAASEAILDACIAVGGTVTGEHGVGMDKAQKLARLFNADDLAAMAAVRRVFDPRLLMNPEKVFPSGAACPEVPRVGAGKPVPEGMWV; from the coding sequence ATGAGCGCGACGAAGATCCAGCCCCGACTCGTTGACGCGCTCCGGGAGGTCGTCGGCCGGGACGGCGTCATCGCGGCTCCCGACGACTGCCTGGTCTACGAGTGCGACATGCTCGTCTACTACAAGGGAGTGCCCGACGTCGTGGTGCTCCCCCGGAGCGTGGCCGAGGTACTGGCCGTCGTCCGCCTCGTCCTCGACGCCGGCGTGCCCATCGTGCCGCGGGGGTCGGGCACGGGTCTCATCGGCGGCGCCATGGCGCCGCGCGGCGGCGTGATGATCGGCGTGAATCGGATGGACCGTGTCCTCGAGGTGGACCTGGCCAACCGCCACGCGGTGGTGGAGCCGGGGGTCATCAACCTGGGGCTCACCCGTATGGTGGAAGGGCGAGGCTACTTCTTCGCCCCCGACCCCTCGAGCCAGATGGTCTCCTCGATCGGCGGGAACGCGGCCACCAATGCCGGCGGCCCCCACGCCCTCAAGTACGGCAGCACCGTGAACCACGTCCTCGGGCTCGAGCTGGTGACGGGCCGCGGCGAGCTCCTGTGGCTCGGTGGGCCGGTCCGCGAGCGCCCGGGCTACGACCTGACCGGAGTCGTGGTCGGCTCCGAGGGGACGCTCGGTGTCATCACCAAGGTGGCCGTGCGCCTCACGCGCGCCGGCGAGGCCGTGAAGACGGCGCTGGCGACCTTCGCCTCGATCGAGGTGGCCTCGCAGGCGGTGTCGGCCATCATCGCGGAGGGCATCATCCCGGCGGCGCTCGAGGCCATGGACGAGCCGGTCATCCGGGCGGTGGAGGCGGGGATCAAGGCCGGCTATCCCACCGATGCCAAAGCCGTGCTGCTGATCGAGCTCGACGGGCCGGCGGCGGAGGTCGAGGTTCAGGCCGAGGCCGTGGCTCGGATCTGCCAGGCCCGGGGCGCCCTGTCGCTGCGTGTCGCCGCCGACGACAAGGAGCGGGCCCTCCTGTGGAAGGGGCGCAAGGAGGCGGCCGGCGCCTTCGGCCGGATCACCCACAACTATGTCCTCCAGGACGCCGTCGTGCCCCGCTCGAAACTTCCCGAGATCATGGCCCAGGTGCAGGCGATCGCCCAGAGCCACGGGGTCATGGTGGCCAACGTCTTTCACGCCGGAGACGGGAACCTCCACCCGATGATCTGCTACGACGAGCGAGTGTCGGGGCAGTTCGACGCGGCCCTGGCCGCCAGCGAGGCCATCCTGGATGCGTGCATCGCGGTGGGCGGCACGGTGACGGGCGAGCACGGCGTGGGAATGGACAAGGCCCAGAAGCTCGCGCGCCTGTTCAACGCCGATGACCTGGCCGCGATGGCCGCCGTCCGGCGAGTCTTCGACCCGCGTCTCCTCATGAACCCCGAAAAGGTCTTCCCATCCGGCGCCGCCTGCCCGGAGGTTCCCCGGGTCGGCGCCGGGAAGCCGGTGCCGGAGGGGATGTGGGTGTGA
- a CDS encoding FAD-binding oxidoreductase: MTGRASRDVGAALGAVVGGAQVLAGEAAGAFAIEGRAPRWVAFPGSADEVSRCLALAAAEGLAVAPTGQGTRRHWGGTPRALDLVVSLRRLDRILAHEPADLTMSVEAGVTLGAVNAHIGPYRQLLPLDPARAAGSTVGGIVATAATGPYRARYGTIRDLLLGVTVAQADGTLVTGGGRVVKNATGYDMPKLQVGALGTLGVVVSAHLRLHPAPAEERSWLYGFPGPEALLDAALGILDAPLVVSRLTFVDRATLGLTGHAATPPAALAVTIGSVPDGARAQGERVATICRSGGATALPLAEPEAWWRRVSDAAWGSPPEPTLVLRIGVRTTDVVKALRAVEAAVDGMSRRASAELANGVLHVVLAGRGLEEAGALLGRVRASLAPLEGTCVVEHGPAAVKAALDVWGDVGPALAAMRGLKAELDPQNMLNPGRFVGGI; encoded by the coding sequence GTGACCGGGCGGGCGTCGCGCGACGTCGGCGCGGCGCTCGGCGCGGTGGTCGGGGGCGCCCAGGTGCTGGCCGGCGAGGCCGCGGGCGCCTTCGCGATCGAGGGGCGCGCCCCGCGCTGGGTCGCCTTTCCGGGGAGCGCGGACGAGGTGAGCCGTTGCCTGGCCCTCGCTGCGGCCGAGGGCCTCGCGGTGGCGCCGACCGGGCAGGGGACGCGGCGGCACTGGGGAGGCACCCCGCGGGCCCTGGACCTCGTGGTGTCCCTCCGTCGGCTCGACCGGATCCTCGCGCACGAGCCGGCCGACCTGACGATGTCGGTCGAGGCCGGTGTCACGCTCGGCGCGGTGAACGCGCACATCGGACCCTATCGCCAGCTCCTTCCGCTCGACCCGGCGCGCGCCGCGGGGTCGACGGTCGGGGGCATCGTCGCCACGGCCGCGACCGGCCCCTACCGGGCGCGCTACGGGACGATCCGCGATCTCCTGCTGGGCGTGACCGTCGCCCAGGCCGACGGCACCCTCGTGACGGGAGGGGGCCGGGTCGTGAAGAACGCCACCGGCTATGACATGCCGAAGCTCCAGGTCGGCGCCCTCGGCACCCTCGGCGTCGTCGTCTCGGCCCACCTGCGCCTCCACCCGGCGCCGGCCGAGGAACGGAGCTGGCTCTACGGGTTTCCGGGTCCCGAGGCGCTCCTGGATGCCGCCCTCGGCATCCTCGACGCGCCACTCGTCGTGAGCCGACTCACCTTCGTGGACCGGGCGACGCTGGGTCTCACGGGGCACGCGGCGACGCCACCGGCCGCGCTCGCGGTGACGATCGGCAGCGTGCCTGATGGGGCACGCGCCCAGGGCGAGCGTGTCGCCACGATCTGCCGGAGTGGCGGCGCGACGGCGCTTCCCCTGGCGGAGCCGGAAGCGTGGTGGAGGCGAGTCAGCGATGCCGCGTGGGGGAGCCCGCCCGAGCCCACCCTCGTGCTGCGGATCGGTGTCCGAACGACAGACGTCGTGAAGGCGCTCCGGGCGGTGGAGGCGGCGGTCGACGGGATGAGCCGTCGCGCCTCGGCCGAGCTCGCCAATGGCGTGCTCCACGTCGTGCTGGCGGGCCGCGGTCTCGAGGAGGCCGGGGCGCTCCTCGGTCGAGTCCGGGCGAGTCTGGCGCCGCTCGAGGGGACGTGCGTCGTCGAGCACGGGCCGGCGGCCGTGAAGGCCGCGCTCGACGTGTGGGGCGATGTGGGGCCGGCGCTGGCGGCGATGCGCGGGCTCAAGGCCGAGCTGGATCCGCAGAACATGCTGAACCCGGGCCGCTTCGTGGGAGGAATCTAG
- a CDS encoding heterodisulfide reductase-related iron-sulfur binding cluster, with protein MGGPVGTRPLGAFDAQDPPDWEGILDCVHCGICLPQCPTYRVLGQEMDSPRGRLYLMRAAGEGRIGLTENFVTHMDRCLGCRACETACPSGVPFGRLLEEVRGQLERRVPRPLSRRLLGRLILGTFPHRRRLGTALRVLRLYQRSGVQRLVRAAGFHRAFPRLAAMERLLPPLTAVPSGGRAAPRQGQGASRGTVALLEGCVQALLFPEVNRATERLLTRAGYTVVTPSGQGCCGALHLHWGDREGARRLARLNLAAFAGVDWVVTNAAGCGTALRDYGHLLADDSSAADLAARVRDVSELLASALPEPQHPLPLTVTYHEPCHLAHGQRVREAPRALLKAIPGLTLVELRDADLCCGSAGVYNLLEPAIAGELLRRKLDRIAETGAEIVASGNPGCLLQLRMGLAERGLPIRAHHPVELLAWSVEGLPPSSRGT; from the coding sequence GTGGGAGGGCCGGTCGGCACGCGTCCGCTCGGAGCCTTCGACGCCCAGGACCCGCCGGACTGGGAGGGCATCCTCGATTGCGTCCACTGCGGGATCTGCCTGCCCCAGTGTCCGACCTACCGCGTCCTCGGCCAGGAGATGGACTCTCCGCGCGGCCGTCTCTATCTGATGCGCGCCGCGGGGGAAGGACGCATCGGGCTCACCGAGAACTTCGTCACCCACATGGACCGCTGCCTCGGCTGTCGCGCCTGCGAGACCGCGTGCCCGTCGGGGGTTCCGTTCGGGCGGCTGCTCGAAGAGGTGCGCGGGCAGCTCGAGCGCCGGGTGCCGCGCCCGCTCTCGCGCCGGTTGCTCGGACGGCTGATCCTCGGCACCTTCCCCCACCGCCGGCGCCTCGGCACGGCGCTTCGTGTGCTGCGGCTCTACCAGCGCTCCGGGGTCCAGCGCCTCGTCCGAGCGGCCGGCTTCCATCGCGCGTTCCCGCGACTCGCGGCGATGGAGCGCCTCCTCCCCCCGCTGACCGCGGTCCCGAGCGGCGGCCGGGCCGCCCCGCGCCAGGGCCAAGGCGCCTCCCGAGGAACCGTGGCGCTCCTGGAGGGCTGCGTCCAGGCCCTCCTGTTCCCCGAGGTGAACCGGGCGACCGAGCGACTGCTCACCCGGGCCGGTTACACGGTGGTGACGCCGTCGGGCCAGGGCTGCTGTGGAGCGCTCCACCTCCACTGGGGCGACCGCGAGGGCGCCCGCCGGCTCGCTCGGCTGAACCTCGCCGCCTTTGCCGGCGTCGACTGGGTCGTCACCAACGCCGCCGGCTGCGGGACCGCGCTCCGCGACTACGGGCATCTGCTGGCCGACGATTCGAGCGCGGCCGACCTCGCGGCTCGCGTGCGGGATGTGTCCGAGCTCCTGGCGAGCGCGCTGCCGGAGCCGCAGCATCCGCTCCCGCTCACCGTCACCTACCACGAGCCGTGCCACCTCGCTCATGGCCAGCGGGTGCGCGAGGCGCCCCGGGCGCTGCTGAAGGCGATCCCCGGACTGACCCTGGTGGAGCTCCGGGACGCGGACCTCTGCTGCGGGTCGGCCGGCGTGTACAACCTTCTCGAGCCGGCGATCGCCGGGGAGCTCCTCCGACGAAAACTCGATCGAATCGCCGAGACCGGTGCCGAGATCGTGGCGAGCGGGAACCCCGGCTGCCTGCTCCAGCTCCGCATGGGGCTGGCCGAGCGCGGTCTCCCGATTCGTGCCCACCATCCGGTCGAGCTTCTCGCCTGGTCGGTCGAGGGCCTGCCGCCCTCGAGCCGCGGGACCTAG
- a CDS encoding cupin domain-containing protein yields the protein MERIRLRDRVAFQEGKMARQRLAGTARCQVDLYCLKPGQSQPAHSHPDQDKLYLGVEGVGRIRIGSEEQWLEPGVLVLAPAGVEHGLANPGDTPLVALVLVVPPPEHA from the coding sequence GTGGAGCGGATCCGGCTGCGCGACCGCGTGGCCTTCCAGGAGGGCAAGATGGCCCGGCAGCGCCTGGCCGGGACCGCGCGCTGCCAGGTCGATCTCTACTGCCTCAAGCCGGGCCAGTCGCAGCCCGCCCACAGTCATCCCGACCAGGACAAGCTCTACCTCGGAGTCGAGGGCGTCGGGCGCATCCGGATCGGGAGCGAGGAGCAGTGGCTCGAGCCGGGCGTGCTGGTGCTGGCGCCGGCCGGGGTCGAGCACGGCCTCGCGAACCCGGGGGACACGCCGCTCGTCGCGCTGGTCCTGGTGGTTCCGCCCCCCGAGCACGCCTGA
- a CDS encoding DUF2203 domain-containing protein — protein sequence MPEESKRYFTREGAERLIPRLQALMGRIKECHAVTGQLRGALQEAQRQVMLSGGARLDPEFWRSRKTELARVTAELQERIGEILKMGAVPKDLELGLVDFPALIDEREVNLCWRLGEERIRFWHGLDEGYAGRKPLPSEG from the coding sequence ATGCCGGAGGAGTCCAAGCGCTACTTCACGCGGGAGGGGGCCGAACGGCTGATCCCGCGCCTTCAGGCGCTCATGGGCCGGATCAAGGAGTGTCACGCCGTGACGGGCCAGCTCCGCGGCGCCCTCCAGGAGGCGCAGCGGCAGGTGATGCTGTCGGGCGGTGCTCGGCTCGATCCGGAGTTCTGGCGGTCGCGGAAGACCGAGCTCGCGCGGGTGACCGCGGAGCTACAGGAAAGGATCGGGGAGATCCTGAAGATGGGGGCGGTCCCGAAGGACCTCGAGCTGGGGCTGGTGGATTTTCCGGCCCTCATCGACGAGCGCGAGGTGAACCTCTGCTGGCGCCTCGGGGAGGAGCGGATCCGCTTCTGGCACGGCCTCGACGAAGGCTATGCCGGGCGGAAGCCGCTCCCGAGCGAAGGATAG
- a CDS encoding methionine synthase, which yields MSRAKLRALGLELPLLPTSTVGSFPKPPYLTEARAKATRNAITRAELDRLERQATEFWVRTQEELGIDVLVDGEQYRGDMVAYFAETLGGFARGGLVRSYGNRYYHKPVIVGPVAWRGPITVDWWRWTQSLTDRPVKGMLTGPYTIMDWSFDDHYPNRKAACLALAREVRKELEVLLAAGVKIVQIDEPALSVRPEELPFAVEAMHLVVDGLPAYYIVHACFGAFETIYPGLLDLPVDNLDLAISHSALDLLAMFEKDPFTKDLSLGVLDVHRHTVESPDEVKARIRRGVGVLPKERIWVDPDCGLKTRTVDETRGKLSAMLAAVREVRGALG from the coding sequence ATGAGCCGCGCCAAGCTTCGCGCCCTCGGCCTCGAGCTGCCGCTCCTGCCGACCTCCACGGTCGGCAGCTTCCCCAAGCCGCCCTATCTCACGGAGGCCCGGGCCAAGGCGACCCGCAACGCGATCACCCGCGCGGAGCTCGACCGCCTGGAGCGACAGGCCACCGAGTTCTGGGTCCGCACGCAAGAGGAGCTGGGGATCGACGTCCTGGTCGATGGCGAGCAGTACCGGGGTGACATGGTCGCGTATTTCGCCGAGACGCTGGGCGGGTTCGCGCGGGGCGGTCTCGTCCGGTCATACGGCAACCGTTACTACCACAAGCCGGTCATCGTCGGCCCGGTCGCGTGGCGCGGTCCCATCACGGTCGACTGGTGGCGGTGGACGCAGTCGCTCACTGACCGGCCCGTGAAGGGGATGCTGACCGGCCCCTACACGATCATGGACTGGTCGTTCGACGACCATTACCCGAACCGGAAGGCGGCCTGCCTGGCGCTGGCGCGCGAGGTACGCAAGGAGCTGGAGGTGCTCCTCGCGGCCGGCGTCAAGATCGTCCAGATCGACGAGCCCGCCCTCTCGGTCCGCCCCGAAGAGCTGCCGTTCGCCGTGGAGGCCATGCACCTCGTCGTCGACGGCCTGCCGGCCTACTACATCGTCCACGCCTGCTTCGGGGCGTTCGAGACGATCTACCCGGGGCTGCTCGACCTCCCGGTGGACAACCTCGATCTCGCCATCTCGCACAGCGCGCTCGACCTGCTGGCGATGTTCGAGAAGGACCCCTTCACCAAGGACCTCTCTCTCGGCGTCCTCGACGTCCACCGCCACACGGTCGAGTCGCCGGACGAGGTCAAGGCGCGCATCAGACGCGGGGTCGGTGTCCTGCCCAAAGAGCGGATCTGGGTGGATCCCGACTGTGGCCTGAAGACACGGACGGTGGACGAGACCCGGGGAAAGCTGTCCGCGATGCTGGCGGCGGTGCGGGAGGTCCGGGGCGCGCTCGGCTGA
- a CDS encoding HAD family hydrolase produces MPRYSTVLFDLFDTLVRFDRDRLPVARIDGREVHTSVACLYPAVAVALPGISIEAFYDAFMGSYREAERRRELDHREIPALARLGFCYARLGIDPATVPAAVSEQLITLHMTCLAGAAEPLPGRPELLDWLAGRYRLGLVSNFDYTPTVQRILAEGGILDRFDAVVVSDSVGWRKPSPAIFQVAFDRLGVGPRECLFIGDRPEIDVAGAKGVGMDAAWFNPAGTPPPAEAPEPDFVLGRLADLRAILEKTA; encoded by the coding sequence ATGCCTCGCTACTCGACGGTCCTGTTCGACCTCTTCGACACGCTGGTCCGGTTCGACCGCGACCGGCTCCCGGTGGCGCGGATCGACGGGCGAGAGGTCCACACCTCGGTGGCGTGCCTCTATCCCGCCGTCGCGGTGGCGCTGCCCGGAATCAGCATCGAGGCGTTCTACGACGCCTTCATGGGCAGCTACCGTGAGGCCGAGCGGCGGCGTGAGCTCGACCACCGCGAGATCCCGGCCCTGGCGCGGCTCGGCTTCTGCTACGCGCGGCTCGGAATCGATCCGGCGACGGTGCCCGCGGCGGTCTCCGAGCAGCTCATCACCCTCCACATGACCTGTCTGGCCGGGGCCGCCGAGCCGCTGCCGGGCCGGCCCGAGCTCCTCGACTGGCTGGCCGGCCGCTACCGCCTCGGGCTCGTGTCGAACTTCGACTACACGCCCACGGTGCAGCGCATCCTGGCCGAGGGCGGGATCCTCGACCGGTTCGACGCCGTGGTCGTGTCGGACTCGGTCGGCTGGCGCAAGCCGAGTCCGGCCATCTTCCAGGTGGCCTTCGACCGTCTCGGCGTCGGCCCGCGCGAGTGCCTGTTCATCGGCGACCGGCCGGAGATCGACGTCGCAGGAGCCAAGGGCGTGGGGATGGACGCCGCCTGGTTCAACCCGGCGGGAACGCCGCCTCCGGCGGAGGCGCCGGAGCCCGATTTCGTGCTGGGCCGCCTGGCCGACCTCCGCGCGATCCTGGAAAAAACCGCTTGA
- a CDS encoding cold shock domain-containing protein, translating to MRESGVVKWFNEAKGYGFIERPGGEDVFVHYSAIQGSGFRTLAEGQAVEFDVVEGPKGKQAANVTKK from the coding sequence ATGCGCGAAAGCGGAGTGGTCAAATGGTTCAACGAGGCCAAGGGGTACGGCTTCATCGAGCGCCCGGGCGGAGAGGACGTCTTCGTCCATTACTCCGCCATCCAGGGCTCGGGCTTCCGCACGCTGGCCGAAGGCCAGGCGGTGGAGTTCGACGTCGTGGAGGGGCCGAAGGGGAAGCAAGCGGCCAACGTGACCAAGAAGTAG
- the trxB gene encoding thioredoxin-disulfide reductase, which produces MHKVVILGSGPAGLTAAIYTGRANLSPVVLAGSQPGGQLMLTTDVENYPGFEQAILGPDLMDVMRRQAERFGAKMIDDDAIGVDLTHRPFIVKTAEQTYRSLTLIIATGASAKMLGLPAEKKLLGRGLSTCATCDGFFFKGQDLAVVGGGDSAMEEANFLTKFADKVTVVHRRDTLRASKIMQDRARRNKKIAWIWNSTVDDIHDADQGKVTGVSLRNLKTGELSEMPVGGVFVAIGHTPNTQLFAGQLELDPGGYIVTQPGSTRTSVPGVFAGGDVADHVYRQAVTAAGTGCMAAIDAERFLEAEAH; this is translated from the coding sequence ATCCACAAGGTCGTCATACTGGGCTCCGGCCCCGCCGGGCTGACCGCGGCCATCTACACCGGGCGCGCGAACCTGTCGCCGGTCGTGCTGGCCGGAAGTCAGCCGGGGGGCCAGCTCATGCTGACGACCGACGTCGAGAACTACCCGGGCTTCGAGCAGGCCATCCTGGGGCCGGACCTCATGGACGTGATGCGCCGTCAGGCCGAGCGCTTCGGGGCGAAGATGATCGACGACGATGCGATCGGCGTGGACCTGACGCACCGGCCCTTCATCGTGAAGACCGCCGAGCAGACCTACCGGTCCCTGACGCTGATCATCGCGACCGGCGCCTCCGCCAAGATGCTGGGACTGCCGGCCGAGAAGAAGCTCCTCGGCCGGGGCCTGTCGACCTGCGCCACCTGCGACGGCTTCTTCTTCAAGGGGCAGGATCTGGCCGTGGTGGGGGGCGGCGACTCGGCGATGGAGGAGGCGAACTTTCTCACCAAGTTCGCCGACAAGGTCACGGTGGTCCACCGGCGGGACACGCTGCGAGCGTCGAAGATCATGCAGGATCGGGCGCGGCGCAACAAGAAGATCGCCTGGATCTGGAACAGCACGGTGGACGACATCCACGACGCCGACCAGGGAAAGGTGACCGGGGTCAGCCTCCGCAACCTCAAGACCGGCGAGCTCAGCGAGATGCCGGTCGGCGGCGTGTTCGTCGCCATCGGTCACACGCCGAACACCCAGCTCTTCGCCGGCCAGCTCGAGCTGGACCCCGGCGGCTACATCGTGACCCAGCCCGGCTCGACCCGGACCAGCGTGCCCGGCGTGTTCGCCGGCGGGGACGTGGCCGACCACGTCTATCGCCAGGCGGTGACCGCGGCCGGCACCGGCTGCATGGCCGCCATCGACGCCGAGCGCTTCCTGGAAGCCGAGGCACACTAG